A genomic segment from Rubrobacter tropicus encodes:
- a CDS encoding aspartate aminotransferase family protein: MTSPEELLKRHKAVMPGWISLYYDEPMEISHGEGFKVWDSEGNEYLDFFGGIVTTISGHNIPEIVEAVREQAGKVMHSSTLYLIENQVKLAEKLIELSPISGDQKVFFVSSGSEANEAALLFATQHRRSSEVLAMRGSYHGGSFGTMGITGQSTWRPTSRSALDVTYAMPPHHSYSSLYGRYEKDDPEFAKACADDLRNLIRTATTGHVAALIAEPVQGVGGFIELPPEYIRGVKEVLDETGILYISDEVQTAFGRTGSHFWGIEESGIEPDMITLAKGLGNGLAIGAVVGRAEIVDSMSGKLHLATFGGNHISTAGALANLNYILDNDLQKNADEVGGYLKDRLVNMAKESPLVGEVRGRGLMLALEMVGPDGEPNPAAAVRFLQACRERGVLVGKGGIGANAVRISPPLTITREAAEEAARAFEEALAVTGEAAKVG, from the coding sequence ATGACGAGCCCTGAGGAGTTGCTCAAGAGGCACAAGGCCGTGATGCCTGGTTGGATCTCGCTCTACTACGACGAGCCAATGGAGATCTCCCACGGCGAAGGCTTCAAGGTCTGGGACTCGGAAGGCAACGAGTACCTGGACTTTTTCGGCGGGATCGTCACGACCATAAGCGGCCACAACATCCCCGAGATCGTCGAGGCCGTGCGCGAGCAGGCCGGCAAGGTCATGCACTCCTCGACGCTCTACCTCATAGAGAACCAGGTGAAGCTGGCCGAGAAGCTGATCGAGCTTTCACCCATCTCCGGCGACCAGAAGGTCTTCTTCGTGAGCAGCGGCTCGGAGGCGAACGAGGCGGCGCTCCTCTTCGCGACCCAGCACCGCCGCTCCAGCGAGGTCCTCGCGATGCGCGGCTCCTACCACGGCGGCTCCTTCGGAACGATGGGCATCACGGGCCAGAGCACCTGGCGCCCGACGAGCCGCTCCGCCCTGGACGTGACCTACGCGATGCCCCCCCACCACTCCTACTCCTCGCTCTACGGCCGCTACGAGAAGGACGATCCGGAATTTGCAAAAGCGTGCGCCGACGACCTGCGCAACCTCATCCGAACCGCGACGACGGGCCACGTCGCGGCCCTCATAGCCGAGCCCGTGCAGGGAGTAGGTGGCTTCATAGAGCTGCCGCCGGAGTACATAAGGGGGGTAAAGGAAGTCCTCGACGAGACGGGCATCCTGTACATCTCCGATGAGGTCCAGACGGCGTTTGGCAGGACGGGATCCCACTTCTGGGGCATAGAGGAGTCCGGGATAGAGCCCGACATGATCACGCTGGCAAAGGGCCTCGGCAACGGCCTCGCCATCGGCGCCGTGGTGGGCCGGGCCGAGATCGTAGACTCCATGTCCGGCAAGCTCCATCTCGCCACCTTCGGCGGCAACCACATAAGTACCGCCGGCGCCCTGGCGAACCTGAACTACATCCTGGACAACGACCTCCAGAAGAACGCGGACGAGGTCGGCGGCTACCTGAAAGACCGTCTCGTAAACATGGCGAAGGAGAGCCCCCTCGTCGGCGAGGTCCGGGGCCGCGGCCTGATGCTGGCCCTGGAGATGGTCGGCCCCGACGGCGAACCGAACCCGGCCGCCGCCGTCCGCTTCCTGCAGGCCTGCCGCGAACGGGGCGTCCTCGTCGGCAAGGGCGGCATCGGCGCGAACGCCGTCCGCATCTCGCCGCCCCTCACCATCACGCGCGAGGCCGCCGAAGAGGCCGCACGCGCCTTCGAGGAAGCCCTGGCCGTCACCGGCGAAGCCGCAAAGGTCGGCTAG
- a CDS encoding Zn-dependent hydrolase, whose product MRTGGVDARRAVEGLKELAELTGGPEGARRVAWTDEWTKAREWFRGKLEEVDGITEIETDEAGNVWATAPGDSERAVVLGGHIDSVPNGGWLDGALNVVGALEVMRALAPQKRPVTLRLVDWADEEGARFGRSLFGSGSAAGALKPDDVRNLKDKDGVALPDALREHGVDLDRANEAGKQLENAVAYLELHIEQGPVLERMDLPLGVVLGTFGVERHAVRFTGQHAHSGSTPMDVRRDAFIAAARSAIAFRDDAAARDDVRATTGFVNVSPAIVTAFNGWCETSLDQRALDPDVLADMLRKAKEASENVAQEEGVSVEWERLWQIEPIPFDDHLIELADEAVNEVAGVSHRLPSGPLHDAAEMARLMPTVMIFVKSLRGLSHTKDEDTPEEDIELSVRALHRLTEKTMEKLVS is encoded by the coding sequence GTGCGAACCGGAGGCGTGGACGCCCGCCGCGCCGTCGAGGGGCTAAAAGAACTGGCCGAGCTGACGGGCGGCCCCGAAGGCGCCCGCCGCGTAGCCTGGACGGACGAGTGGACGAAGGCCCGCGAGTGGTTCCGGGGCAAGCTCGAAGAGGTAGACGGCATAACCGAGATAGAGACCGACGAGGCCGGCAACGTCTGGGCGACCGCCCCCGGCGACTCCGAGAGGGCCGTCGTCCTCGGCGGCCACATAGACTCCGTCCCGAACGGCGGCTGGCTCGACGGCGCCCTCAACGTCGTCGGCGCCCTCGAAGTCATGCGCGCCCTCGCCCCGCAAAAACGCCCCGTGACTTTACGCCTCGTCGATTGGGCCGACGAAGAAGGGGCCCGCTTCGGCCGGAGCCTCTTCGGCTCGGGCTCCGCCGCCGGCGCCCTCAAACCCGACGACGTCCGAAACCTCAAGGACAAGGACGGCGTGGCCCTCCCCGACGCCCTGCGCGAGCACGGCGTCGACCTCGACCGGGCAAACGAAGCAGGAAAGCAGCTAGAGAACGCCGTGGCTTACCTCGAGCTCCACATAGAGCAAGGCCCCGTCCTCGAAAGGATGGATCTGCCTTTGGGCGTCGTGCTCGGCACGTTCGGCGTGGAGCGCCACGCCGTCCGCTTCACGGGCCAGCACGCCCACTCCGGCTCGACCCCGATGGACGTGAGGCGCGACGCCTTTATCGCCGCGGCCCGGTCTGCGATAGCCTTCAGGGACGACGCCGCGGCGCGCGACGACGTGCGGGCCACCACCGGGTTCGTAAACGTCAGCCCCGCCATAGTCACGGCGTTCAACGGCTGGTGCGAGACGTCCCTCGACCAGCGCGCCCTCGACCCCGACGTGCTCGCCGACATGCTCCGGAAGGCGAAGGAGGCGAGCGAGAACGTCGCGCAGGAAGAAGGCGTCTCGGTCGAGTGGGAGAGGCTGTGGCAGATAGAGCCCATCCCCTTCGACGACCACCTGATAGAGCTCGCCGACGAGGCCGTAAACGAGGTCGCAGGCGTCTCCCACCGCTTGCCGAGCGGGCCGCTCCACGACGCCGCCGAGATGGCCCGCCTCATGCCGACGGTCATGATCTTCGTGAAAAGCTTGCGGGGCCTGAGCCACACCAAAGACGAGGACACGCCGGAAGAGGACATCGAACTGTCGGTGCGGGCGCTGCACCGGCTGACGGAGAAGACGATGGAGAAGCTGGTCAGCTAG
- a CDS encoding NCS1 family nucleobase:cation symporter-1, whose translation MERERYGDFGFHDPAELSRIKAEVMSSSLYNEDLAPTGPEDRTWTTYNIAALWIGMAIVITTYTLASGLMAAGMLWWQALLTISLGNVLVLIPMLLNAHAGTKWGVPFPVFVRASFGVRGANFAAIARALVACGWFGIQTWIGGLALSSLMGAIWGGWGDVPGNTAITFMVFWAIQVVIIWFGVEGVKWFEAFSAPLLIAGSLALLAWGISAGGGFGNVLSSSTELRTGSTPFWTLFWPSLAANVGYWITVSLNIPDFTRYSQSQRSQVVGQAIGLPLTMTAFSFIGIAVTAATIVVFDEAIWDPVQLITRLLTDLPVVLIIAMVIIAIAQISTNMAANVVSPSFDFSNLAPKYISFRMGGLITALLGIVSFPWVLFNNVGAYIFTWLVGYGSLLGAIGAVMIVDYWILRKRHLDLADLYKHEGRYAYSGGWNWRAILAVLVGVVPVVPGFLKAASTPGGIVENPTFIDSLYTYGLFFTFLVAGIVYLVLSLATGGATEPAREPETA comes from the coding sequence GTGGAACGCGAGCGCTACGGGGATTTCGGCTTTCACGACCCGGCAGAGCTGTCCAGGATCAAGGCCGAGGTCATGTCGTCCAGCCTTTACAACGAGGACCTCGCGCCGACGGGACCCGAAGACCGGACGTGGACCACGTACAACATAGCGGCGCTCTGGATCGGGATGGCCATAGTCATCACCACGTACACTCTCGCCTCGGGCCTGATGGCCGCCGGGATGCTCTGGTGGCAGGCGCTGCTGACGATCTCGCTCGGGAACGTCCTCGTGCTCATACCGATGCTCCTGAACGCCCACGCGGGGACGAAGTGGGGGGTGCCTTTCCCGGTCTTCGTGCGGGCGTCTTTCGGGGTGCGGGGGGCCAACTTCGCGGCGATAGCCAGGGCGCTGGTCGCCTGCGGGTGGTTCGGGATACAGACCTGGATCGGGGGGTTGGCCTTGAGCTCCTTGATGGGGGCCATCTGGGGCGGGTGGGGCGACGTGCCGGGGAACACGGCGATAACCTTCATGGTGTTCTGGGCGATACAGGTCGTGATCATCTGGTTCGGCGTCGAGGGCGTGAAGTGGTTCGAGGCCTTCTCCGCGCCGCTCCTGATCGCCGGCAGCCTGGCGCTCCTGGCCTGGGGCATCTCGGCGGGCGGCGGGTTCGGGAACGTGCTCTCGTCCTCCACGGAGCTCCGGACCGGCAGCACCCCGTTCTGGACGCTTTTCTGGCCCTCGCTGGCGGCGAACGTGGGGTACTGGATCACGGTTTCCCTCAACATCCCGGACTTTACCCGCTACTCCCAGAGCCAGCGCTCGCAGGTCGTCGGCCAGGCCATAGGCCTCCCGCTCACGATGACGGCGTTCTCGTTTATAGGGATAGCGGTCACGGCGGCCACCATCGTCGTGTTCGACGAGGCGATCTGGGACCCCGTCCAGCTAATCACCCGCCTTCTGACCGACCTTCCCGTAGTCCTCATAATCGCCATGGTCATCATCGCCATAGCCCAGATCTCGACCAACATGGCGGCGAACGTCGTCTCGCCCTCGTTCGACTTCTCCAACCTGGCGCCGAAGTACATCTCGTTCAGGATGGGCGGGCTCATCACGGCGCTGCTCGGCATAGTCTCTTTCCCGTGGGTGCTCTTCAACAACGTCGGGGCCTACATCTTCACGTGGCTCGTCGGCTACGGGAGCCTGCTCGGGGCGATAGGGGCCGTGATGATCGTGGACTACTGGATACTTCGCAAGAGGCACCTCGACCTCGCCGACCTCTACAAGCACGAAGGCCGCTACGCCTACTCCGGCGGCTGGAACTGGCGCGCGATCCTCGCCGTCCTCGTCGGCGTCGTCCCGGTGGTCCCCGGCTTCCTGAAGGCGGCGTCCACCCCCGGCGGCATCGTCGAGAACCCGACCTTCATAGACAGCCTCTACACCTACGGCCTCTTCTTCACCTTCCTGGTCGCCGGGATCGTGTACCTGGTCCTCTCCCTCGCCACCGGCGGCGCCACCGAACCGGCCCGGGAGCCCGAGACGGCGTAA
- a CDS encoding LysE family translocator translates to MPDATTYGLFVLASLALTLVPGPAVLYIVARSVEGGRPAGLVSVLGITTGGLLHTAFAAVGLSAILASSATAFAVVKWVGVAYLVYLGLRRILTPDATTHENAPRAAEPEPPLRIFWQAVLVDLLNPKVALFFLAFLPQFVDPSQGAAWAQILALGLTFAAVGLCTDGLYALLSGTAADWLKRRMSGNAGFRRLQRYLSGSVYLALGAGAAISGSGKD, encoded by the coding sequence ATGCCAGACGCGACCACCTACGGCCTCTTCGTCCTCGCCTCGCTGGCGCTGACGCTCGTGCCGGGCCCCGCGGTCCTCTACATCGTCGCCCGCAGCGTCGAGGGAGGACGGCCCGCCGGCCTGGTCTCCGTCCTCGGAATAACTACGGGGGGTTTGCTGCACACCGCCTTCGCCGCCGTCGGGCTCTCGGCGATCCTGGCCTCCTCAGCTACCGCTTTCGCGGTCGTGAAATGGGTGGGCGTGGCGTACCTCGTCTACCTCGGCTTGCGGCGCATCCTCACCCCCGACGCCACCACCCACGAGAACGCGCCCCGTGCGGCCGAGCCGGAGCCGCCTCTACGTATCTTCTGGCAGGCCGTGCTCGTGGACCTCTTGAATCCGAAAGTCGCGCTGTTCTTCCTCGCCTTCCTGCCGCAGTTCGTGGACCCTTCACAAGGGGCGGCGTGGGCCCAGATCCTGGCCCTCGGCCTGACGTTCGCGGCGGTCGGCCTCTGCACCGACGGCCTCTACGCCTTGCTCTCCGGCACCGCCGCCGACTGGCTGAAGCGGAGAATGAGCGGCAACGCGGGCTTCCGGCGGTTGCAACGCTACCTTTCCGGCAGCGTCTACCTCGCGCTCGGTGCGGGCGCAGCCATCTCCGGCTCGGGAAAGGATTGA
- a CDS encoding TIGR03842 family LLM class F420-dependent oxidoreductase: protein MDFAVTLQTNPPASRVIELTQRAERHGFTHAWTFDSHILWQEPYVIHSQMLSATERIVVGPFVTNPVSRDPSVTASTFATLNDMFGNRTICGIGRGDSVVRVLGRKPTTLRQLEEAMRVIKDLAEGRETEYSGVNVKIPWVEDGKLDVWMAGYGPRALSLVGRKADGFILQLADPVILEWTMKHVHDAAREAGRDPEEVKICVAAPAYVGEDLAHQRDQCRWFGGMVGNHVADLVSRYGEDGDVPHALTDYIKARQGYDYSHHGQAGNPTTDFVPDNIVDRFCVLGTVEDHLQKLAELKDLGVDQFNVYLMHDAMDETLDVYGREIMPSVGAKRAV, encoded by the coding sequence ATGGACTTCGCCGTAACCCTCCAGACGAACCCGCCCGCCTCGCGTGTCATTGAGTTAACACAAAGAGCCGAACGGCACGGCTTCACCCACGCCTGGACCTTCGACTCGCACATCCTCTGGCAGGAGCCCTACGTCATCCACTCCCAGATGCTCTCGGCCACCGAGCGTATAGTCGTCGGCCCCTTCGTAACCAACCCGGTAAGCCGCGACCCTTCGGTGACGGCCTCCACTTTCGCCACCCTCAACGACATGTTCGGCAATCGCACCATCTGCGGCATCGGCCGCGGCGACTCCGTGGTCCGCGTCCTCGGCCGCAAGCCGACCACGCTGCGCCAGCTAGAAGAGGCGATGCGAGTCATAAAAGACCTCGCCGAGGGCCGGGAGACGGAGTACTCCGGCGTGAACGTCAAGATCCCGTGGGTCGAGGACGGCAAGCTCGACGTGTGGATGGCCGGCTACGGCCCCAGGGCCCTGAGCCTCGTCGGTCGCAAGGCCGACGGCTTCATCCTCCAGCTCGCCGACCCCGTCATCCTGGAGTGGACCATGAAGCACGTCCACGACGCCGCCAGAGAAGCGGGCCGGGATCCTGAGGAAGTCAAGATCTGCGTGGCGGCCCCGGCCTACGTCGGAGAAGACCTCGCCCACCAGCGCGACCAGTGCCGCTGGTTCGGGGGCATGGTCGGAAACCACGTGGCGGATCTCGTGTCACGGTACGGCGAGGACGGCGACGTCCCGCACGCCCTGACCGACTACATAAAGGCCCGCCAGGGCTACGACTACAGCCACCACGGCCAGGCCGGCAATCCCACCACCGACTTCGTCCCGGACAATATCGTGGACCGTTTCTGCGTCCTCGGCACCGTCGAAGACCACCTGCAAAAGCTGGCCGAGCTAAAAGACCTCGGCGTCGACCAGTTCAACGTCTACCTCATGCACGACGCGATGGACGAGACGCTGGATGTTTACGGGCGGGAGATCATGCCGTCGGTGGGCGCAAAGCGGGCGGTCTGA
- a CDS encoding adenosylhomocysteinase encodes MGSDSIVRDPSLAPDGHRKIDWAAEHSPVLNRVRDEYLKDGTFEGLGVGVALPIEAKTAYLTIVLAEAGADVSVASPGPFFVQDDVAAALAERGVTVYASSEADPLEADRELERVLDRVAGGRDAVLIDDRAGLTRLAHTTRKGLLPRIRGSSEETTSGVAKFRAMEREGVLEFPTLAANDARCKYLFDNRYGTGQSAITAIMQNTNLMMGGKRLVVLGYGWCGKGIARYAAGLGARVSVCEVDPVRGLEAYADGFDVLPALDACERGEIFVTATGSTDVLTREHFERMRDGAILANAGGVDVEIDVDGLREASSGSREVRRNVEEFDLEGRKIYLVGRGLVVNLTAGDGHPVEIMDLTFAIQALCAHHLANNGHALENRVHLLPKEIDDEVARIKLDAVGMGVDSLTSEQEEFLAGWRE; translated from the coding sequence TTGGGGTCGGATTCTATCGTCCGAGACCCGTCCCTCGCCCCTGACGGGCATCGAAAGATCGACTGGGCCGCCGAACATTCGCCCGTCCTGAACCGGGTGCGCGACGAGTACCTGAAGGACGGCACCTTCGAGGGCCTCGGCGTCGGCGTCGCCCTCCCCATCGAGGCAAAGACGGCCTACCTGACGATCGTGCTGGCCGAGGCCGGCGCCGACGTCTCCGTGGCGAGCCCTGGCCCGTTCTTCGTGCAGGACGACGTGGCGGCGGCCCTCGCCGAACGCGGCGTGACGGTCTACGCCTCTTCGGAGGCAGATCCCCTCGAAGCCGACCGCGAGTTGGAGCGGGTCCTCGACCGGGTGGCAGGCGGCCGGGACGCCGTCCTCATAGACGACCGGGCCGGCCTGACCCGCCTCGCGCACACGACGCGTAAAGGGTTGCTCCCGCGCATCCGGGGGTCGTCCGAGGAGACGACGAGCGGGGTCGCGAAGTTCAGGGCGATGGAGCGGGAGGGTGTCCTGGAGTTCCCGACGCTCGCGGCGAACGACGCCCGCTGCAAGTACCTCTTCGACAACCGCTACGGCACGGGCCAGTCGGCCATCACCGCCATCATGCAGAACACGAACCTCATGATGGGCGGCAAGCGCCTCGTCGTGCTCGGGTACGGCTGGTGCGGCAAGGGCATAGCCCGCTATGCGGCCGGGCTCGGCGCCCGCGTCTCCGTCTGCGAGGTCGACCCCGTGCGTGGCCTCGAAGCCTACGCCGACGGCTTCGACGTGCTGCCGGCGTTAGACGCGTGCGAGCGGGGCGAGATCTTCGTAACCGCCACCGGCAGCACGGACGTATTGACGCGCGAGCACTTCGAGAGGATGCGGGATGGCGCCATTCTGGCGAACGCCGGCGGGGTGGACGTCGAGATAGACGTGGATGGCTTGAGAGAAGCCTCCTCCGGCTCGCGCGAGGTGCGGCGCAACGTCGAGGAGTTCGACCTCGAGGGACGCAAGATCTACCTGGTCGGAAGGGGCCTGGTCGTCAATTTGACGGCCGGGGACGGGCACCCGGTCGAGATCATGGACCTCACCTTCGCCATCCAGGCCCTCTGCGCCCACCATTTGGCGAACAACGGCCACGCGCTCGAAAACCGGGTCCACCTGCTACCCAAGGAGATAGACGATGAGGTGGCCCGCATAAAGCTCGACGCCGTCGGCATGGGCGTAGACTCCCTGACCTCCGAACAGGAGGAGTTCCTGGCCGGCTGGCGGGAGTAA
- a CDS encoding peptide ligase PGM1-related protein, with protein MSLTEERATIEQATEPGSGEELRRFARLQERLEPLARKLAADPRAPQTVVVVPSLSLDSEELAKISGVHHYEERLLCMLMLLRRPRTNVIFVTSQHVATAVIDYYLHLLPGVPLRHARSRLTLLSCHDASDVPLTQKILDRPRLMDRIREAIPDPHSAHVTCFNSTGLERTLAVQLGIPLYGNDPALNSLGTKSGSRQLFREAGVPLPDGFENLRDGDDIHEAVVELKRRDPTLGRVAIKLDEGFSGEGNAVFSYDGAPGGKDLAGWVGKELPRRTRFEANGESWEHYEGKFREMGGIVECWMEGDEVRSPSVQCRINPIGEASVVSTHDQVLGGPSGQIFLGSTFPADEAYCRDLKEAGEKVGEVLKKRGAMGRFAIDFISMRRGDGWEHAAIEINLRKGGTTHPYLILRFLTDGVYDPESGTYCTPSARPCYYYASDNLQSPHYKGLTPDDLIDIAVNNGLHFDSASQQGVIFHLIGALSQYGKLGTVCIGDSHEKALQFYKDTVKVLDRESRR; from the coding sequence GTGAGCCTGACGGAGGAGCGCGCGACGATAGAACAGGCGACTGAGCCGGGCTCGGGGGAAGAGCTCAGGCGTTTTGCCCGGTTGCAGGAGAGGCTCGAACCGCTGGCCCGGAAGCTCGCCGCCGACCCGCGGGCGCCCCAGACCGTCGTCGTGGTGCCGAGCCTCTCGCTAGATTCCGAGGAGCTCGCCAAGATCTCGGGCGTCCACCACTACGAGGAGCGGCTCTTGTGCATGCTGATGCTGCTGCGCAGGCCGCGCACCAACGTGATCTTCGTCACCAGCCAGCACGTGGCGACCGCCGTTATCGACTACTACCTGCACCTCTTGCCGGGCGTGCCCCTGCGCCACGCCCGCAGCCGGCTCACCCTCCTCTCCTGCCACGACGCCTCGGACGTGCCGCTGACGCAGAAGATCCTGGACAGGCCGCGCCTGATGGACCGCATCCGCGAGGCCATCCCGGACCCCCACTCGGCCCACGTCACCTGCTTCAACAGCACGGGCCTGGAGAGGACTCTGGCCGTCCAGCTAGGCATCCCCCTCTACGGCAACGACCCCGCCCTCAACTCCCTCGGCACCAAGAGCGGCAGCCGCCAGCTCTTCAGGGAGGCCGGCGTCCCACTGCCGGACGGCTTCGAGAACCTGCGCGACGGGGACGACATCCACGAGGCCGTCGTCGAGCTCAAGCGCAGGGACCCGACTTTAGGCCGCGTCGCCATAAAGCTGGACGAGGGCTTCTCCGGCGAGGGGAACGCCGTCTTCTCCTACGATGGCGCGCCGGGTGGCAAAGACCTCGCGGGGTGGGTGGGAAAGGAGTTGCCAAGGCGCACGAGGTTCGAGGCCAACGGGGAGAGCTGGGAGCATTACGAGGGAAAGTTCCGGGAGATGGGTGGGATCGTCGAGTGCTGGATGGAGGGGGACGAGGTACGTTCGCCCTCGGTGCAGTGCCGCATAAACCCCATCGGGGAAGCCTCGGTCGTGTCGACCCACGACCAGGTGCTCGGCGGGCCTTCCGGCCAGATCTTCCTCGGAAGCACCTTCCCCGCCGACGAGGCCTACTGCAGGGACCTCAAGGAGGCCGGGGAGAAAGTCGGGGAGGTGCTCAAGAAGCGCGGGGCCATGGGGCGTTTCGCCATCGACTTCATCTCGATGAGGCGGGGGGACGGGTGGGAGCACGCGGCCATCGAGATCAACCTTAGAAAAGGCGGGACCACGCACCCGTACTTGATCCTGCGCTTCCTCACGGACGGCGTCTACGACCCCGAGAGCGGCACCTACTGCACCCCAAGCGCCCGGCCCTGCTACTACTACGCCTCGGACAACCTCCAGAGCCCGCACTACAAGGGCCTGACCCCAGACGACCTCATAGACATCGCGGTCAACAACGGCCTCCACTTCGATTCCGCCAGCCAGCAGGGCGTCATCTTCCACCTCATAGGCGCCCTCTCCCAGTACGGCAAGCTCGGCACCGTCTGCATCGGCGACAGCCACGAGAAAGCCCTACAATTCTACAAAGATACCGTCAAGGTCCTGGACCGGGAGTCGCGGCGGTAA
- the purE gene encoding 5-(carboxyamino)imidazole ribonucleotide mutase: MSERGPSGPLVGVVMGSASDWETMRHAAETLERFGIPHERRVVSAHRTPDLMAAYAKEAEGRGLEAIVAGAGGAAHLPGMIAAHTTVPVLGVPVESRALKGLDSLLSIAQMPAGVPVGTLAIGRAGATNAALLAAAILANARPPLREALRRFREEQAEKAEGSELPGPA, from the coding sequence ATGAGCGAGAGAGGACCGTCCGGGCCACTGGTCGGCGTGGTGATGGGCAGCGCGTCGGACTGGGAGACGATGCGGCACGCGGCCGAGACGCTGGAGCGCTTCGGGATACCGCACGAACGTCGCGTGGTCTCGGCCCACAGGACGCCCGACCTGATGGCGGCCTACGCAAAGGAGGCCGAAGGGCGCGGCCTGGAGGCGATCGTGGCCGGCGCGGGCGGCGCGGCGCACCTGCCCGGCATGATCGCCGCCCACACCACCGTCCCCGTGCTGGGCGTCCCGGTCGAGAGCCGGGCCCTCAAGGGCCTGGACTCCCTCCTCTCCATAGCCCAGATGCCCGCCGGCGTCCCCGTCGGCACCCTCGCCATAGGCCGCGCCGGCGCCACGAACGCCGCCCTCCTCGCCGCCGCCATCCTCGCCAACGCCCGCCCGCCTTTGCGCGAAGCCCTCCGCCGCTTCCGCGAGGAGCAGGCCGAGAAGGCGGAAGGCTCCGAATTGCCGGGTCCGGCTTGA
- a CDS encoding 5-(carboxyamino)imidazole ribonucleotide synthase — MSGPLLPGATIGVLGSGQLGRMLALAARRMGYKVHVLSPDTDSPAGRISNREWASPYEDLETARNFARSVDAVTFEFENIPPETVEELSSIVPVRPGLRALTTTQNRLREKEFLRGAGFPVAPFRAVPDRASLDTAIEAVGVPAVLKTAGFGYDGKGQTRISTPEDADAAWNGLAGEAVLEAWVDFEAELSVVATRGLDGSFAHYGAVRNTHDRHILDLTVAPAGIPAEVEDEAVSTTLGIFEELEIVGTSCVEFFLTGGGKLLVNEVAPRPHNSGHWTIEGAATSQFEQQLRAVCGLPLGDTHRPEPAAMANLLGDLWARGEPDWPAALAVPGASLHLYGKKEPRPGRKMGHITTRARTPEEATRRATEARESLTGS, encoded by the coding sequence TTGAGCGGCCCGCTACTGCCGGGCGCCACCATCGGCGTGCTCGGGAGCGGCCAGCTAGGGCGGATGCTCGCGCTCGCGGCCCGCAGGATGGGCTACAAGGTCCACGTCCTCTCCCCCGACACGGACAGCCCGGCGGGCCGGATCTCCAACCGCGAGTGGGCCTCCCCCTACGAAGACCTCGAGACTGCACGAAACTTCGCCCGCTCCGTGGACGCCGTTACTTTTGAGTTCGAGAACATCCCCCCCGAGACGGTCGAGGAACTGTCCTCCATCGTGCCGGTGAGACCGGGCCTGCGGGCGCTCACGACCACGCAGAACCGGCTCAGGGAGAAGGAGTTCCTGCGGGGCGCGGGCTTCCCCGTGGCCCCGTTCCGGGCCGTACCCGACCGGGCCTCCCTCGACACCGCTATAGAAGCTGTGGGCGTCCCGGCCGTGCTCAAGACGGCGGGCTTCGGCTACGACGGCAAGGGGCAGACGAGGATCTCCACGCCGGAAGACGCCGACGCCGCCTGGAACGGCCTCGCGGGCGAGGCCGTGCTGGAGGCGTGGGTGGACTTCGAAGCGGAACTCTCCGTCGTCGCCACCCGCGGCCTCGACGGCTCCTTCGCCCACTACGGGGCCGTGCGCAACACCCACGACCGTCACATCCTCGACCTCACCGTCGCGCCCGCCGGCATCCCGGCCGAGGTCGAAGACGAGGCGGTAAGCACGACCTTGGGCATCTTCGAAGAGCTCGAGATAGTCGGCACGTCGTGCGTCGAGTTCTTCCTGACGGGCGGGGGCAAGCTGCTCGTCAACGAAGTCGCGCCCAGGCCCCACAACTCGGGCCACTGGACCATCGAGGGCGCGGCAACCTCCCAGTTCGAGCAGCAACTCCGCGCCGTCTGCGGCCTCCCGCTCGGCGACACCCACCGCCCCGAACCGGCCGCCATGGCGAACCTCCTCGGCGACCTCTGGGCGCGCGGCGAACCAGACTGGCCCGCCGCCCTCGCCGTCCCCGGCGCCTCCCTCCACCTCTACGGCAAAAAAGAGCCCCGCCCCGGCCGCAAAATGGGTCACATAACTACCCGAGCACGAACACCCGAAGAGGCAACCCGAAGGGCCACAGAAGCAAGAGAATCGCTGACCGGGAGCTGA